The nucleotide sequence GTGACACCGCCGTGGCCCACCACCAGCGTTCCGACGTCTGTGCGGTACCGGCCGCCGCCGTCGTCGCGCAGGCGGTGACCGCTCTGGTCGTCGCGGACGCCGCGCTGGAGAAGTTCGGCGGCGACAGCGTGGCGGAGACCTCCCGCAACCACCGCACCTACCTGAGCCACCTGGCGATCAAGTGAGGCAGACCGTGACCTTTTCCATGCATCCGGACACCGCCCCGACGACCCTGCGGGCGACCGGCGGGGCACCGTACCCCGTCGTCGTCGGCACCGGCCTGCACGAGCACGTCGAGCCGCTGCTCGGCGACAGCGCGACGCGGGTGGCGCTCATACATCCGCCGGCGCTGGCCGCCGCCGCCCGGCGGATCGCCGGCGACCTCGAACGGCACGGCCGTCAGGTGCTGGAGCTGGTGGTGCCGCCCGGCGAGTCCGCCAAGGACGCCGGTGTCCTGGTGTATCTGTGGTCCCGGCTCGCCGAAGTGGGTTTCACCTCCTGCGATGCCGTCGTGGCCGTCGGCGGCGGCGCCACCACCGACCTCGCCGGTTTCCTCGCCGCCACCTGGCAGCGGGGCCTGCGCCTGGTGCTGGTGCCCTCCACCCTGCTGGGCATGGCCGGTGCCGCGCTCGGAGGCCAGAGCTCCCTCAACGTCCCCCAGGGCAAGAACCTGGTCGGCGCCCTGCACCAGCCGGCCGGCGTCGTGTGCGACCTGGACCTGCTCACGACGCTGCCGCTCGCCGAGTACGTCAGCGGCCTCGCCGAGGTGGTCAAGGCGGGGCTGATCGCCGACCCCGCGCTCCTGGACCTGATCGAGGCGGACCCGCGGGCGGCCGCCGATCCCGCGGGCGGGCGCACCGCGGAGCTGGTCGAAGGCGCCGTGCGGGCCAAGAGCGCCCTGCTGGGCACCGACCCGCCCGCCGGCGGCCCGCGGGAGTTCCTCGACTACGGCCACACCCTGGGCCACGCCATCGAGCACGCGGAGGGCTACCGCATCCGGCACGGTCACGCGGTGTCCATCGGCATGGTGTACGCCGCCGAACTCGCGCACGCGGCGGGACGGCTGAGCGCACCGCACGTGCTGCGCCACCGCAGCATCCTGGAGTCGCTGGGACTGCCCACCTCCTACCCGCGGCATGCCTGGGAGCGGCTGCGTGCCTCGCTCGGCCTGGACGACCACGCCCGCGGCGGACGGCTCGCCTTCGTCGTCCTGGACGCGCCGGGCCGTCCCGGACTGCTGCAGGGCCCCGGTCCCGAACTGCTGCAGGCGGCGTGGGCCCGGGTGGGAGGATGAGCGCGCCCGCCGCGCGGACCGCCGTGGCGGCTCCCCCGCTCCCGGCGGCAGGCCGCACCGGCGCCCCGGCCGCCGTCAGGGACCGGGCCGCCCGGTTCCCGGTGCCCTGCGCACCGGATCCGGCCGCCGCATCCCGGCGGCCGGCCGGGCCCGGGCCCGCCGCCCTGGCGGCCCCCGACCGGGTCGCCGACCTGTCCCAGCGGGTGCTGTGGTCCATGCCGCGCCGCGACCAGCGGCGCAGCGGCGAGCTGTATGTCCGGGGGCTGCTGCGCGCCACGGGCCGCAAGACCATCCGCAACATCGCCTCCCACACCGGGGTGCCGGCCGACATCCAGCGGCTGCACCACCTGGTCACCGCCTCGACGTGGCGGTGGAGTCCGGTGCGCGGTGCTCTCGCCCGTCACATGGGCGAACTGCTGGACCCCGTCGCCTGGGTGCTGCACACCGCGACCACGCCGCGTGCGGGGCCGGGCGGCGTGGGTGTCGACGCCCACTGCGCGGACCCGCGCACCGGACGGTGGGTCAATGCGCGGCGGTCCGTGGGGCTGTGGGCGGCCACCGAGTGGGGCGGCTACCCGGTCGACTGGCACCTGGAGCTCACCGCCCGCTGGGCCGAGGACGCCGTGCTGCGCGAGCGGGCCGGTATCCCCCAGGACGCCCGCGTGCTGGACGCGGCCGCCGCCGGTGTCGACCTGGCGATGACCACCGCCCGTACGGCGGGCCCGCCTCGCCGTCCGGTCGTCCTGGACGCCCGGCCCACCGCGGCGGGCCCGCTCGCCGCCCGGCTCGGCGCGGGCGGCCTGCCCTATCTGCTGCGCATCAGTGCCTCGCAGCTCCTGACGCCCGTCGCCGCCGACGGTCCGGCACGCGGCCCCGCGCTCACCGCGCGGCAGCTGGCGGGCGCGGTGCCCTGGGGCCGCTGGAACCGCGTGTGCGCGGCCGGGCCGGGGACGGGGCCCCGTGAGATCGCCCGGGTGACGTGCCGGGCCGCCGACGTGCCGGGCCGGCCCCGGCAGCGGCAGCGGCAGATCCTGCTGGTGGACAGGGATGCCCGCGGCCCGGCGCACGGCGGGTACTGGCTCACCGATCTCGGCCATCTGTCCGACGCCGCGCTGCTGCGTCTGGCCGCGGCACCCGCGCGGCTGGCCCAGGACGTGAGCGTGACGGGCGGCCGGGTCGGTCTGTACGACTTCGAGGGCCGCACCTTCGCCGGCTGGCACCGCCACATGACGCTCGCCTCGGTGGCCCACGCCGCCGTTGTCCTGCTGCGGGCCCGGGGGCGGAGCGAGCTTCGGGGGCGCAGCGAGCTGTGGCCGCCGGCGCCCGAGGGTGCCGGCACCCGTCCGGGGAGGCAGCCGTGAGCGCGGCGCCCGCCTACGACGACTTCCTGCGGTTCTTGGGGCTCGCGCCCGGGCCGGATCGGCGCGGTGCCGGCCGCCGGCGCAGGGACGGGACAGGGGTGCCGG is from Streptomyces sp. NBC_01314 and encodes:
- a CDS encoding 3-dehydroquinate synthase, giving the protein MTFSMHPDTAPTTLRATGGAPYPVVVGTGLHEHVEPLLGDSATRVALIHPPALAAAARRIAGDLERHGRQVLELVVPPGESAKDAGVLVYLWSRLAEVGFTSCDAVVAVGGGATTDLAGFLAATWQRGLRLVLVPSTLLGMAGAALGGQSSLNVPQGKNLVGALHQPAGVVCDLDLLTTLPLAEYVSGLAEVVKAGLIADPALLDLIEADPRAAADPAGGRTAELVEGAVRAKSALLGTDPPAGGPREFLDYGHTLGHAIEHAEGYRIRHGHAVSIGMVYAAELAHAAGRLSAPHVLRHRSILESLGLPTSYPRHAWERLRASLGLDDHARGGRLAFVVLDAPGRPGLLQGPGPELLQAAWARVGG
- a CDS encoding IS701 family transposase; translated protein: MSAPAARTAVAAPPLPAAGRTGAPAAVRDRAARFPVPCAPDPAAASRRPAGPGPAALAAPDRVADLSQRVLWSMPRRDQRRSGELYVRGLLRATGRKTIRNIASHTGVPADIQRLHHLVTASTWRWSPVRGALARHMGELLDPVAWVLHTATTPRAGPGGVGVDAHCADPRTGRWVNARRSVGLWAATEWGGYPVDWHLELTARWAEDAVLRERAGIPQDARVLDAAAAGVDLAMTTARTAGPPRRPVVLDARPTAAGPLAARLGAGGLPYLLRISASQLLTPVAADGPARGPALTARQLAGAVPWGRWNRVCAAGPGTGPREIARVTCRAADVPGRPRQRQRQILLVDRDARGPAHGGYWLTDLGHLSDAALLRLAAAPARLAQDVSVTGGRVGLYDFEGRTFAGWHRHMTLASVAHAAVVLLRARGRSELRGRSELWPPAPEGAGTRPGRQP